From a single Pempheris klunzingeri isolate RE-2024b chromosome 2, fPemKlu1.hap1, whole genome shotgun sequence genomic region:
- the aggf1 gene encoding angiogenic factor with G patch and FHA domains 1 isoform X1 has translation MEKEDGEKDTESEETELRLRVESLKQELHECRAELVKLQKQLSQSERLQRSTESYNEDLRKQVDQLSAEIHARKKKDKDRVASETQTEEYVWTETDYYNYYYGGCSHNPEASDTQEGLKAEAAVDAVDAVDGSAATEGSAVNTINEAAATDESGQPDSSVVVTTEDGDGGSIADMLRATAEEAMTQTGFVFDETTGMYYDHSTGFYYDSVSQLYYDANTGIYYYYDAESGRYQFHSKIEVPAAQTAAEPCLDKSTGEKKNRKSKKGIKKTSHQDDRELIFDEIKLEEEETEWVEQQTAKRAAESRKLKRRSCSPDVAPRRKDSSKRREESDKSSSKRKRQKNGSHCDEKSSSRKKRKKSKSKKSKKKEKKSSARSDDSERNSELEEGEITESEKEEWESTPSHSSSSSLPTVESSDSEMETQSQEVNKDIWPPCVRVTVVRSPVLQVGTLFIITADSPATIGREKDMDHAIRIPEMGVSKFHAEVYFDQEHQSYMLVDQGSQNGTVINGNRILQPKITCEPHPLMHGDEVKMGETVLSFHIHSGTDTCDGCEPGQVMAHLSKHKREEKTGPALTKEDKEALRQKELKQMKAKYGLQTSEYEEAKALRNPKYKDRAESRRQTVGSEGVFQRDDAPASVHEEISEVNKGRKMLEKMGWKKGEGLGKEGTGMKDPIQLKIRKSQSGLGAGAAMSLDNVSVTASKSQKNWEKARERFADSCQPDTPSAKTQTNRSPKVWVKAEETEATNTHTGFDTDGQS, from the exons ATGGAgaaggaagatggagagaaggacaCGGAGTCTGAAGAGACTGAGCTCCGTCTGAGAGTAGAGTCGTTGAAGCAGGAGCTCCACGAGTGCAGAGCCGAGCTGGTCAAGTTACAGAAGCAGCTGAGCCAGTCcgagaggctgcagaggagcacagagagCTACAACGAAGACCTGAGGAAACAG GTTGACCAGCTGAGTGCAGAGATTCATGCACGGAAGAAGAAAGATAAAGACAGAGTCGCCAGTGAAACTCAGACTGAAGAATACGTATGGACAGAAACTG ATTATTACAACTACTACTATGGAGGCTGCAGTCATAACCCAGAGGCTTCAGACACCCAGGAGGGCCTGAaggcagaagcagcagtggatgCAGTGGATGCAGTGGATGGCAGTGCGGCAACAGAGGGTTCAGcagtaaatacaataaatgaaGCAGCAGCTACAGATGAGTCAGGTCAACCTGACAGCAGTGTTGTAGTTACAACagag GATGGTGATGGAGGATCTATAGCTGACATGTTGAGGGCCACTGCTGAAGAGGCTATGACCCAGACTGGGTTTGTCTTTGATGAGACCACTGGGATGTACTACGACCACAGCACAGGCTTTTACTACGACTCG GTCAGTCAGTTGTACTACGATGCCAACACAGGCATTTACTACTACTACGATGCGGAGAGTGGACGATACCAATTTCACTCCAAGATCGAGGTGCCTGCTGCACAAACTGCTGCAGAGCCTTGCCTAGACAAGAGCACAGGTGAAAAGAAGAACAGAAAGTCTAAGAAAGGCATAAAGAAAACCTCACACCAGGACGACAGG GAACTCATATTTGACGAGATTAAgttggaagaagaagaaactgagTGGGTCGAACAGCAGACAGCCAAGAGAGCTGCTGAATCACGAAAACTGAAGCGAAGGTCTTGCAGTCCAGATGTGGCTCCGCGAAGAAAAGACTCTTCTAAACGCCGGGAGGAGAGCGACAAATCTTCatcaaagaggaagaggcagaaaaaCGGTTCACACTGCGATGAAAAGAGTAGCtcaaggaagaaaagaaagaaatccaaATCAAAAAAAtcgaagaagaaagaaaaaaagagttcagCTCGGAGCGATGACTCAGAGCGGAACAGCGAACTGGAAGAGGGCGAGATCACAGAGTCGGAGAAAGAGGAGTGGGAGTCCACGCCCTCGCACTCGTCTTCCTCTAGCCTGCCCACCGTGGAGAGCTCAGATTCAGAAATGGAGACTCAGAGTCAGGaag tCAACAAAGACATTTGGCCGCCCTGTGTAAGAGTGACAGTGGTCAGATCTCCAGTGCTGCAGGTGGGCACTCTGTTCATCATCACAGCCGACTCTCCAGCCACCATCGGCAG AGAGAAAGATATGGACCATGCAATCCGGATACCAGAAATGGGAGTCAGCAAG TTCCACGCAGAGGTGTACTTCGACCAGGAGCATCAGAGCTACATGCTGGTGGACCAGGGAAGCCAGAACGGAACAGTCATCAACGGCAACAGGATCTTACAG CCCAAAATCACGTGTGAGCCACATCCGCTGATGCACGGTGATGAGGTGAAGATGGGAGAGACTGTGCTGTCCTTCCACATCCACTCGGGGACCGACACCTGTGACGGCTGTGAGCCTGGTCAGGTGATGGCTCACCTCAGCAAGcacaagagagaggagaagacgG GCCCTGCTCTCACCAAAGAGGATAAAGAAGCGTTGAGACAAAAGGAGCTGAAGCAGATGAAGGCCAAATATGGCCTGCAG ACCAGTGAGTATGAGGAGGCCAAAGCCCTGAGGAACCCCAAATACAAGGACCGAGCAGAGTCTCGACGACAGACGGTGGGCAGCGAGGGGGTTTTCCAACGAGACGATGCACCCGCTTCTGTTCATGA GGAGATCAGCGAAGTTAATAAAGGACGGAAAATGCTGGAAAAGATGGGCTGGAAGAAAGGAGAAGGTTTGGGTAAAGAGGGAACTGGAATGAAAGACCCG ATTCAACTGAAAATCAGAAAGTCCCAGTCGGGTTTGGGAGCTGGTGCTGCCATGTCGCTGGACAACGTCTCCGTGACCGCATCAAAGTCCCAGAAGAACTGGGAGAAAGCGCGCGAGAGATTTGCTGATTCGTGCCAGCCTGATACGCCGTCAGCTAAAACACAGACTAACAGATCACCCAAAGTCTGGGTCAAAGCAGAAGAGACTGaggcaacaaacacacacacaggttttgaCACGGATGGACAAAGTTAG
- the aggf1 gene encoding angiogenic factor with G patch and FHA domains 1 isoform X2 encodes MEKEDGEKDTESEETELRLRVESLKQELHECRAELVKLQKQLSQSERLQRSTESYNEDLRKQVDQLSAEIHARKKKDKDRVASETQTEEYVWTETDYYNYYYGGCSHNPEASDTQEGLKAEAAVDAVDAVDGSAATEGSAVNTINEAAATDESGQPDSSVVVTTEDGDGGSIADMLRATAEEAMTQTGFVFDETTGMYYDHSTGFYYDSVSQLYYDANTGIYYYYDAESGRYQFHSKIEVPAAQTAAEPCLDKSTGEKKNRKSKKGIKKTSHQDDRVQEVTNTLAKMKISSNWNTASCRVNKDIWPPCVRVTVVRSPVLQVGTLFIITADSPATIGREKDMDHAIRIPEMGVSKFHAEVYFDQEHQSYMLVDQGSQNGTVINGNRILQPKITCEPHPLMHGDEVKMGETVLSFHIHSGTDTCDGCEPGQVMAHLSKHKREEKTGPALTKEDKEALRQKELKQMKAKYGLQTSEYEEAKALRNPKYKDRAESRRQTVGSEGVFQRDDAPASVHEEISEVNKGRKMLEKMGWKKGEGLGKEGTGMKDPIQLKIRKSQSGLGAGAAMSLDNVSVTASKSQKNWEKARERFADSCQPDTPSAKTQTNRSPKVWVKAEETEATNTHTGFDTDGQS; translated from the exons ATGGAgaaggaagatggagagaaggacaCGGAGTCTGAAGAGACTGAGCTCCGTCTGAGAGTAGAGTCGTTGAAGCAGGAGCTCCACGAGTGCAGAGCCGAGCTGGTCAAGTTACAGAAGCAGCTGAGCCAGTCcgagaggctgcagaggagcacagagagCTACAACGAAGACCTGAGGAAACAG GTTGACCAGCTGAGTGCAGAGATTCATGCACGGAAGAAGAAAGATAAAGACAGAGTCGCCAGTGAAACTCAGACTGAAGAATACGTATGGACAGAAACTG ATTATTACAACTACTACTATGGAGGCTGCAGTCATAACCCAGAGGCTTCAGACACCCAGGAGGGCCTGAaggcagaagcagcagtggatgCAGTGGATGCAGTGGATGGCAGTGCGGCAACAGAGGGTTCAGcagtaaatacaataaatgaaGCAGCAGCTACAGATGAGTCAGGTCAACCTGACAGCAGTGTTGTAGTTACAACagag GATGGTGATGGAGGATCTATAGCTGACATGTTGAGGGCCACTGCTGAAGAGGCTATGACCCAGACTGGGTTTGTCTTTGATGAGACCACTGGGATGTACTACGACCACAGCACAGGCTTTTACTACGACTCG GTCAGTCAGTTGTACTACGATGCCAACACAGGCATTTACTACTACTACGATGCGGAGAGTGGACGATACCAATTTCACTCCAAGATCGAGGTGCCTGCTGCACAAACTGCTGCAGAGCCTTGCCTAGACAAGAGCACAGGTGAAAAGAAGAACAGAAAGTCTAAGAAAGGCATAAAGAAAACCTCACACCAGGACGACAGG GTGCAAGAGGTGACAAACACATTGGCTAAAATGAAGATTTCTTCTAACTGGAATACTGCTTCCTGCAGAG tCAACAAAGACATTTGGCCGCCCTGTGTAAGAGTGACAGTGGTCAGATCTCCAGTGCTGCAGGTGGGCACTCTGTTCATCATCACAGCCGACTCTCCAGCCACCATCGGCAG AGAGAAAGATATGGACCATGCAATCCGGATACCAGAAATGGGAGTCAGCAAG TTCCACGCAGAGGTGTACTTCGACCAGGAGCATCAGAGCTACATGCTGGTGGACCAGGGAAGCCAGAACGGAACAGTCATCAACGGCAACAGGATCTTACAG CCCAAAATCACGTGTGAGCCACATCCGCTGATGCACGGTGATGAGGTGAAGATGGGAGAGACTGTGCTGTCCTTCCACATCCACTCGGGGACCGACACCTGTGACGGCTGTGAGCCTGGTCAGGTGATGGCTCACCTCAGCAAGcacaagagagaggagaagacgG GCCCTGCTCTCACCAAAGAGGATAAAGAAGCGTTGAGACAAAAGGAGCTGAAGCAGATGAAGGCCAAATATGGCCTGCAG ACCAGTGAGTATGAGGAGGCCAAAGCCCTGAGGAACCCCAAATACAAGGACCGAGCAGAGTCTCGACGACAGACGGTGGGCAGCGAGGGGGTTTTCCAACGAGACGATGCACCCGCTTCTGTTCATGA GGAGATCAGCGAAGTTAATAAAGGACGGAAAATGCTGGAAAAGATGGGCTGGAAGAAAGGAGAAGGTTTGGGTAAAGAGGGAACTGGAATGAAAGACCCG ATTCAACTGAAAATCAGAAAGTCCCAGTCGGGTTTGGGAGCTGGTGCTGCCATGTCGCTGGACAACGTCTCCGTGACCGCATCAAAGTCCCAGAAGAACTGGGAGAAAGCGCGCGAGAGATTTGCTGATTCGTGCCAGCCTGATACGCCGTCAGCTAAAACACAGACTAACAGATCACCCAAAGTCTGGGTCAAAGCAGAAGAGACTGaggcaacaaacacacacacaggttttgaCACGGATGGACAAAGTTAG